A window from Waddliaceae bacterium encodes these proteins:
- a CDS encoding Re/Si-specific NAD(P)(+) transhydrogenase subunit alpha, producing the protein MKIAVVKERHDGENRIAMMPATVGKLVDKGITVLVEEGIGTTVNCTDAMYREAGAEVVADKKKLLAEGDIVIRLRKPPQKEVAAMKSGSIHVSYLDPFNESSLIDAFAEAGISAISMEMIPRTTIAQKMDAISSQASLAGYVAVILAAENFDSIFPMMMTPAGTLSPAKIFIIGAGVAGLQAIATAKRLGARVEAFDTRAVVEEEVKSLGGKFIKIDLGETGQDKDGYAKALTPEQLEIQRQGIAKVCAKSDIVITTAQLFGRKAPRIMTNEMVTMMKPGSVIIDMAVESGGNVEGSEVDKIVDVDGVKIIGYGNLPGRVPRHASEMFSSNIYNLLEELWDEETKIFALDTDNDIVKGCLITHDGAVVNETIKNLNK; encoded by the coding sequence ATGAAAATAGCAGTAGTAAAAGAACGCCACGATGGCGAAAATAGAATTGCGATGATGCCCGCCACCGTTGGCAAGCTCGTCGACAAAGGTATCACCGTCCTCGTCGAAGAGGGGATAGGCACTACCGTTAACTGTACCGACGCGATGTATCGCGAAGCCGGCGCAGAGGTCGTCGCCGATAAGAAGAAGCTCCTCGCCGAAGGTGATATCGTCATACGCCTTAGGAAGCCTCCACAGAAAGAGGTCGCCGCTATGAAGAGTGGCAGCATACATGTCAGCTACCTAGACCCTTTCAACGAAAGCTCGCTCATCGACGCCTTTGCCGAAGCCGGCATCAGCGCGATAAGTATGGAGATGATACCGCGGACGACGATAGCACAGAAAATGGACGCCATAAGCTCCCAAGCATCACTAGCAGGATACGTCGCAGTGATCCTCGCCGCAGAGAACTTCGATAGCATATTCCCGATGATGATGACACCAGCAGGGACACTGTCACCGGCGAAAATCTTCATCATAGGCGCCGGCGTAGCAGGCCTGCAGGCGATAGCAACGGCTAAGCGCTTGGGCGCACGAGTCGAAGCTTTCGACACAAGAGCAGTCGTCGAAGAAGAAGTGAAGTCCCTAGGAGGAAAATTTATAAAAATCGACCTAGGAGAGACAGGACAAGACAAAGACGGCTATGCAAAAGCACTGACACCAGAACAGCTAGAGATACAAAGGCAGGGGATTGCTAAGGTCTGTGCCAAATCCGACATCGTAATAACGACAGCACAGCTCTTCGGAAGGAAAGCCCCGCGGATAATGACTAACGAGATGGTGACGATGATGAAGCCAGGGTCAGTGATAATAGATATGGCAGTAGAAAGCGGTGGAAACGTCGAAGGGTCGGAAGTAGACAAAATCGTCGACGTCGACGGCGTAAAGATCATAGGATACGGCAACCTCCCAGGAAGAGTGCCTAGACATGCCAGCGAGATGTTCTCAAGCAATATATACAACCTCCTCGAGGAGCTGTGGGACGAAGAAACCAAAATCTTCGCCCTCGATACCGACAACGATATCGTCAAAGGATGCCTTATCACCCACGATGGTGCTGTCGTCAACGAAACAATAAAAAACCTTAATAAATAG